The following coding sequences lie in one Arachis hypogaea cultivar Tifrunner chromosome 9, arahy.Tifrunner.gnm2.J5K5, whole genome shotgun sequence genomic window:
- the LOC112712385 gene encoding protein EMSY-LIKE 3 isoform X1, which yields MEFDRSDSSGTDDDFPPSHRNKFKQADHATGNGRLAAVGSGPFPRVQNDMETQIHNIEQEAYTSVLRAFKAQSDAITWEKESLITELRKELRVSDEEHRELLSRVNADDIIREIREWRKTSGLQPGAVNTSQPVHDHIPSPTVSAPHKKQKTSQSVASLSLGAPSPIVQPSSSTARQGPPSGGKTKKPKSSLQLPSTGLASRSQVTNRGGCSGAFATNQPPEATSYDPMIGRKVWTRWPDDNHFYEAVITDYNASEGRHALVYDMNARNETWEWVNLKEISPKDIRWEGEDPGISQRGVRAGPGRGIKKSVSRGGAVTVVGRGRGMTKVLKKNFISSQTNGSRRKPTSDIELLHTDTLIKEQVEKIFSANHPDPVDMEKAKKMLKEHEQALVNAIARLGDASDGESDGEPPFSQVQSTDREIGWKKRKHDHLGGVSVGKLPTDGSASSAHPREDRHYR from the exons ATGGAATTTGATCGCTCCGATAGCAGTG GAACAGATGATGATTTTCCTCCTTCCCATCGAAACAAATTCAAACAAGCAGATCATGCAACCGGAAACGGCAGATTAGCAGCTGTAGGTTCTGGTCCATTTCCTAGGGTGCAAAATGACATGGAAACCCAAATCCACAACATTGAGCAAGAAGCATACACCTCTGTTCTGCGGGCTTTTAAAGCTCAATCTGATGCAATTACTTGG GAAAAAGAAAGTTTAATTACAGAGCTTAGGAAGGAGCTCCGTGTATCAGATGAAGAACACAGAGAACTTCTATCCAGGGTCAACGCCGATGACATCATCCGCGAGATAAG GGAGTGGAGAAAGACAAGTGGACTCCAACCAGGCGCAGTAAATACTTCTCAACCGGTTCACGACCACATACCCAGCCCTACTGTTTCTGCTCCTCATAAGAAACAAAAAACTTCACAATCTGTAGCTTCGTTATCATTGGGTGCACCATCACCAATAGTTCAACCATCGTCATCCACGGCGAGGCAAGGACCTCCATCAGGAGGAAAGACTAAAAAGCCAAAATCA TCCCTACAGTTACCTTCTACAGGTCTTGCTAGCAGAAGCCAGGTCACTAATCGGGGGGGTTGCTCAGGTGCCTTCGCAACAAATCAGCCTCCTGAAGCAACCTCTTATGATCCTATGATCGGAAGGAAGGTTTGGACAAGGTGGCCTGACGACAACCACTTCTACGAAGCTGTTATTACTGATTATAATGCATCCGAG GGTCGGCATGCCTTGGTCTATGATATGAATGCGAGAAATGAGACCTGGGAATGGGTCAATCTAAAAGAG ATATCTCCTAAAGATATTCGATGGGAAGGTGAAGATCCTGGAATATCCCAAAGAGGTGTTCGGGCTGGTCCAGGTAGAGGGATAAAGAAGTCTGTGTCTCGTGGTGGTGCCGTTACAGTTGTTGGGAGAGGTAGGGGAATGACAAAGGTTCTTAAGAAAAATTTCATTTCATCACAAACAAATGGGAGCAGGAGGAAACCTACAAGTGATATTGAGTTACTCCACACAGATACCCTTATCAAGGAG CAGGTTGAAAAGATTTTTAGCGCCAATCATCCGGATCCGGTAGATATGGAGAAAGCAAAGAAAATGCTCAAA GAACATGAACAGGCTCTTGTTAATGCAATTGCCAGGCTCGGGGATGCATCTGACGGTGAAAGTG ATGGAGAGCCTCCATTTTCCCAAGTACAGTCCACAGATCGGGAAATAGGGTGGAAGAAGCGAAAGCATGATCATTTGGGTGGTGTTTCTGTTGGCAAGTTGCCGACGGATGGCAGTGCTTCGTCTGCTCACCCACGTGAAGACAGACATTATAGATGA
- the LOC112712385 gene encoding protein EMSY-LIKE 3 isoform X8, with translation MEFDRSDSSGTDDDFPPSHRNKFKQADHATGNGRLAAVGSGPFPRVQNDMETQIHNIEQEAYTSVLRAFKAQSDAITWEKESLITELRKELRVSDEEHRELLSRVNADDIIREIREWRKTSGLQPGAVNTSQPVHDHIPSPTVSAPHKKQKTSQSVASLSLGAPSPIVQPSSSTARQGPPSGGKTKKPKSSLQLPSTGLASRSQVTNRGGCSGAFATNQPPEATSYDPMIGRKVWTRWPDDNHFYEAVITDYNASEISPKDIRWEGEDPGISQRGVRAGPGRGIKKSVSRGGAVTVVGRGRGMTKVLKKNFISSQTNGSRRKPTSDIELLHTDTLIKEVEKIFSANHPDPVDMEKAKKMLKEHEQALVNAIARLGDASDGESDGEPPFSQVQSTDREIGWKKRKHDHLGGVSVGKLPTDGSASSAHPREDRHYR, from the exons ATGGAATTTGATCGCTCCGATAGCAGTG GAACAGATGATGATTTTCCTCCTTCCCATCGAAACAAATTCAAACAAGCAGATCATGCAACCGGAAACGGCAGATTAGCAGCTGTAGGTTCTGGTCCATTTCCTAGGGTGCAAAATGACATGGAAACCCAAATCCACAACATTGAGCAAGAAGCATACACCTCTGTTCTGCGGGCTTTTAAAGCTCAATCTGATGCAATTACTTGG GAAAAAGAAAGTTTAATTACAGAGCTTAGGAAGGAGCTCCGTGTATCAGATGAAGAACACAGAGAACTTCTATCCAGGGTCAACGCCGATGACATCATCCGCGAGATAAG GGAGTGGAGAAAGACAAGTGGACTCCAACCAGGCGCAGTAAATACTTCTCAACCGGTTCACGACCACATACCCAGCCCTACTGTTTCTGCTCCTCATAAGAAACAAAAAACTTCACAATCTGTAGCTTCGTTATCATTGGGTGCACCATCACCAATAGTTCAACCATCGTCATCCACGGCGAGGCAAGGACCTCCATCAGGAGGAAAGACTAAAAAGCCAAAATCA TCCCTACAGTTACCTTCTACAGGTCTTGCTAGCAGAAGCCAGGTCACTAATCGGGGGGGTTGCTCAGGTGCCTTCGCAACAAATCAGCCTCCTGAAGCAACCTCTTATGATCCTATGATCGGAAGGAAGGTTTGGACAAGGTGGCCTGACGACAACCACTTCTACGAAGCTGTTATTACTGATTATAATGCATCCGAG ATATCTCCTAAAGATATTCGATGGGAAGGTGAAGATCCTGGAATATCCCAAAGAGGTGTTCGGGCTGGTCCAGGTAGAGGGATAAAGAAGTCTGTGTCTCGTGGTGGTGCCGTTACAGTTGTTGGGAGAGGTAGGGGAATGACAAAGGTTCTTAAGAAAAATTTCATTTCATCACAAACAAATGGGAGCAGGAGGAAACCTACAAGTGATATTGAGTTACTCCACACAGATACCCTTATCAAGGAG GTTGAAAAGATTTTTAGCGCCAATCATCCGGATCCGGTAGATATGGAGAAAGCAAAGAAAATGCTCAAA GAACATGAACAGGCTCTTGTTAATGCAATTGCCAGGCTCGGGGATGCATCTGACGGTGAAAGTG ATGGAGAGCCTCCATTTTCCCAAGTACAGTCCACAGATCGGGAAATAGGGTGGAAGAAGCGAAAGCATGATCATTTGGGTGGTGTTTCTGTTGGCAAGTTGCCGACGGATGGCAGTGCTTCGTCTGCTCACCCACGTGAAGACAGACATTATAGATGA
- the LOC112712385 gene encoding protein EMSY-LIKE 3 isoform X2: protein MEFDRSDSSGTDDDFPPSHRNKFKQADHATGNGRLAAVGSGPFPRVQNDMETQIHNIEQEAYTSVLRAFKAQSDAITWEKESLITELRKELRVSDEEHRELLSRVNADDIIREIREWRKTSGLQPGAVNTSQPVHDHIPSPTVSAPHKKQKTSQSVASLSLGAPSPIVQPSSSTARQGPPSGGKTKKPKSSLQLPSTGLASRSQVTNRGGCSGAFATNQPPEATSYDPMIGRKVWTRWPDDNHFYEAVITDYNASEGRHALVYDMNARNETWEWVNLKEISPKDIRWEGEDPGISQRGVRAGPGRGIKKSVSRGGAVTVVGRGRGMTKVLKKNFISSQTNGSRRKPTSDIELLHTDTLIKEVEKIFSANHPDPVDMEKAKKMLKEHEQALVNAIARLGDASDGESDGEPPFSQVQSTDREIGWKKRKHDHLGGVSVGKLPTDGSASSAHPREDRHYR, encoded by the exons ATGGAATTTGATCGCTCCGATAGCAGTG GAACAGATGATGATTTTCCTCCTTCCCATCGAAACAAATTCAAACAAGCAGATCATGCAACCGGAAACGGCAGATTAGCAGCTGTAGGTTCTGGTCCATTTCCTAGGGTGCAAAATGACATGGAAACCCAAATCCACAACATTGAGCAAGAAGCATACACCTCTGTTCTGCGGGCTTTTAAAGCTCAATCTGATGCAATTACTTGG GAAAAAGAAAGTTTAATTACAGAGCTTAGGAAGGAGCTCCGTGTATCAGATGAAGAACACAGAGAACTTCTATCCAGGGTCAACGCCGATGACATCATCCGCGAGATAAG GGAGTGGAGAAAGACAAGTGGACTCCAACCAGGCGCAGTAAATACTTCTCAACCGGTTCACGACCACATACCCAGCCCTACTGTTTCTGCTCCTCATAAGAAACAAAAAACTTCACAATCTGTAGCTTCGTTATCATTGGGTGCACCATCACCAATAGTTCAACCATCGTCATCCACGGCGAGGCAAGGACCTCCATCAGGAGGAAAGACTAAAAAGCCAAAATCA TCCCTACAGTTACCTTCTACAGGTCTTGCTAGCAGAAGCCAGGTCACTAATCGGGGGGGTTGCTCAGGTGCCTTCGCAACAAATCAGCCTCCTGAAGCAACCTCTTATGATCCTATGATCGGAAGGAAGGTTTGGACAAGGTGGCCTGACGACAACCACTTCTACGAAGCTGTTATTACTGATTATAATGCATCCGAG GGTCGGCATGCCTTGGTCTATGATATGAATGCGAGAAATGAGACCTGGGAATGGGTCAATCTAAAAGAG ATATCTCCTAAAGATATTCGATGGGAAGGTGAAGATCCTGGAATATCCCAAAGAGGTGTTCGGGCTGGTCCAGGTAGAGGGATAAAGAAGTCTGTGTCTCGTGGTGGTGCCGTTACAGTTGTTGGGAGAGGTAGGGGAATGACAAAGGTTCTTAAGAAAAATTTCATTTCATCACAAACAAATGGGAGCAGGAGGAAACCTACAAGTGATATTGAGTTACTCCACACAGATACCCTTATCAAGGAG GTTGAAAAGATTTTTAGCGCCAATCATCCGGATCCGGTAGATATGGAGAAAGCAAAGAAAATGCTCAAA GAACATGAACAGGCTCTTGTTAATGCAATTGCCAGGCTCGGGGATGCATCTGACGGTGAAAGTG ATGGAGAGCCTCCATTTTCCCAAGTACAGTCCACAGATCGGGAAATAGGGTGGAAGAAGCGAAAGCATGATCATTTGGGTGGTGTTTCTGTTGGCAAGTTGCCGACGGATGGCAGTGCTTCGTCTGCTCACCCACGTGAAGACAGACATTATAGATGA
- the LOC112712385 gene encoding protein EMSY-LIKE 3 isoform X3, which yields MEFDRSDSSDDDFPPSHRNKFKQADHATGNGRLAAVGSGPFPRVQNDMETQIHNIEQEAYTSVLRAFKAQSDAITWEKESLITELRKELRVSDEEHRELLSRVNADDIIREIREWRKTSGLQPGAVNTSQPVHDHIPSPTVSAPHKKQKTSQSVASLSLGAPSPIVQPSSSTARQGPPSGGKTKKPKSSLQLPSTGLASRSQVTNRGGCSGAFATNQPPEATSYDPMIGRKVWTRWPDDNHFYEAVITDYNASEGRHALVYDMNARNETWEWVNLKEISPKDIRWEGEDPGISQRGVRAGPGRGIKKSVSRGGAVTVVGRGRGMTKVLKKNFISSQTNGSRRKPTSDIELLHTDTLIKEQVEKIFSANHPDPVDMEKAKKMLKEHEQALVNAIARLGDASDGESDGEPPFSQVQSTDREIGWKKRKHDHLGGVSVGKLPTDGSASSAHPREDRHYR from the exons ATGGAATTTGATCGCTCCGATAGCAGTG ATGATGATTTTCCTCCTTCCCATCGAAACAAATTCAAACAAGCAGATCATGCAACCGGAAACGGCAGATTAGCAGCTGTAGGTTCTGGTCCATTTCCTAGGGTGCAAAATGACATGGAAACCCAAATCCACAACATTGAGCAAGAAGCATACACCTCTGTTCTGCGGGCTTTTAAAGCTCAATCTGATGCAATTACTTGG GAAAAAGAAAGTTTAATTACAGAGCTTAGGAAGGAGCTCCGTGTATCAGATGAAGAACACAGAGAACTTCTATCCAGGGTCAACGCCGATGACATCATCCGCGAGATAAG GGAGTGGAGAAAGACAAGTGGACTCCAACCAGGCGCAGTAAATACTTCTCAACCGGTTCACGACCACATACCCAGCCCTACTGTTTCTGCTCCTCATAAGAAACAAAAAACTTCACAATCTGTAGCTTCGTTATCATTGGGTGCACCATCACCAATAGTTCAACCATCGTCATCCACGGCGAGGCAAGGACCTCCATCAGGAGGAAAGACTAAAAAGCCAAAATCA TCCCTACAGTTACCTTCTACAGGTCTTGCTAGCAGAAGCCAGGTCACTAATCGGGGGGGTTGCTCAGGTGCCTTCGCAACAAATCAGCCTCCTGAAGCAACCTCTTATGATCCTATGATCGGAAGGAAGGTTTGGACAAGGTGGCCTGACGACAACCACTTCTACGAAGCTGTTATTACTGATTATAATGCATCCGAG GGTCGGCATGCCTTGGTCTATGATATGAATGCGAGAAATGAGACCTGGGAATGGGTCAATCTAAAAGAG ATATCTCCTAAAGATATTCGATGGGAAGGTGAAGATCCTGGAATATCCCAAAGAGGTGTTCGGGCTGGTCCAGGTAGAGGGATAAAGAAGTCTGTGTCTCGTGGTGGTGCCGTTACAGTTGTTGGGAGAGGTAGGGGAATGACAAAGGTTCTTAAGAAAAATTTCATTTCATCACAAACAAATGGGAGCAGGAGGAAACCTACAAGTGATATTGAGTTACTCCACACAGATACCCTTATCAAGGAG CAGGTTGAAAAGATTTTTAGCGCCAATCATCCGGATCCGGTAGATATGGAGAAAGCAAAGAAAATGCTCAAA GAACATGAACAGGCTCTTGTTAATGCAATTGCCAGGCTCGGGGATGCATCTGACGGTGAAAGTG ATGGAGAGCCTCCATTTTCCCAAGTACAGTCCACAGATCGGGAAATAGGGTGGAAGAAGCGAAAGCATGATCATTTGGGTGGTGTTTCTGTTGGCAAGTTGCCGACGGATGGCAGTGCTTCGTCTGCTCACCCACGTGAAGACAGACATTATAGATGA
- the LOC112712385 gene encoding protein EMSY-LIKE 3 isoform X9 — translation MEFDRSDSSGTDDDFPPSHRNKFKQADHATGNGRLAAVGSGPFPRVQNDMETQIHNIEQEAYTSVLRAFKAQSDAITWEKESLITELRKELRVSDEEHRELLSRVNADDIIREIREWRKTSGLQPGAVNTSQPVHDHIPSPTVSAPHKKQKTSQSVASLSLGAPSPIVQPSSSTARQGPPSGGKTKKPKSLPSTGLASRSQVTNRGGCSGAFATNQPPEATSYDPMIGRKVWTRWPDDNHFYEAVITDYNASEISPKDIRWEGEDPGISQRGVRAGPGRGIKKSVSRGGAVTVVGRGRGMTKVLKKNFISSQTNGSRRKPTSDIELLHTDTLIKEQVEKIFSANHPDPVDMEKAKKMLKEHEQALVNAIARLGDASDGESDGEPPFSQVQSTDREIGWKKRKHDHLGGVSVGKLPTDGSASSAHPREDRHYR, via the exons ATGGAATTTGATCGCTCCGATAGCAGTG GAACAGATGATGATTTTCCTCCTTCCCATCGAAACAAATTCAAACAAGCAGATCATGCAACCGGAAACGGCAGATTAGCAGCTGTAGGTTCTGGTCCATTTCCTAGGGTGCAAAATGACATGGAAACCCAAATCCACAACATTGAGCAAGAAGCATACACCTCTGTTCTGCGGGCTTTTAAAGCTCAATCTGATGCAATTACTTGG GAAAAAGAAAGTTTAATTACAGAGCTTAGGAAGGAGCTCCGTGTATCAGATGAAGAACACAGAGAACTTCTATCCAGGGTCAACGCCGATGACATCATCCGCGAGATAAG GGAGTGGAGAAAGACAAGTGGACTCCAACCAGGCGCAGTAAATACTTCTCAACCGGTTCACGACCACATACCCAGCCCTACTGTTTCTGCTCCTCATAAGAAACAAAAAACTTCACAATCTGTAGCTTCGTTATCATTGGGTGCACCATCACCAATAGTTCAACCATCGTCATCCACGGCGAGGCAAGGACCTCCATCAGGAGGAAAGACTAAAAAGCCAAAATCA TTACCTTCTACAGGTCTTGCTAGCAGAAGCCAGGTCACTAATCGGGGGGGTTGCTCAGGTGCCTTCGCAACAAATCAGCCTCCTGAAGCAACCTCTTATGATCCTATGATCGGAAGGAAGGTTTGGACAAGGTGGCCTGACGACAACCACTTCTACGAAGCTGTTATTACTGATTATAATGCATCCGAG ATATCTCCTAAAGATATTCGATGGGAAGGTGAAGATCCTGGAATATCCCAAAGAGGTGTTCGGGCTGGTCCAGGTAGAGGGATAAAGAAGTCTGTGTCTCGTGGTGGTGCCGTTACAGTTGTTGGGAGAGGTAGGGGAATGACAAAGGTTCTTAAGAAAAATTTCATTTCATCACAAACAAATGGGAGCAGGAGGAAACCTACAAGTGATATTGAGTTACTCCACACAGATACCCTTATCAAGGAG CAGGTTGAAAAGATTTTTAGCGCCAATCATCCGGATCCGGTAGATATGGAGAAAGCAAAGAAAATGCTCAAA GAACATGAACAGGCTCTTGTTAATGCAATTGCCAGGCTCGGGGATGCATCTGACGGTGAAAGTG ATGGAGAGCCTCCATTTTCCCAAGTACAGTCCACAGATCGGGAAATAGGGTGGAAGAAGCGAAAGCATGATCATTTGGGTGGTGTTTCTGTTGGCAAGTTGCCGACGGATGGCAGTGCTTCGTCTGCTCACCCACGTGAAGACAGACATTATAGATGA
- the LOC112712385 gene encoding protein EMSY-LIKE 3 isoform X7: protein MEFDRSDSSGTDDDFPPSHRNKFKQADHATGNGRLAAVGSGPFPRVQNDMETQIHNIEQEAYTSVLRAFKAQSDAITWEKESLITELRKELRVSDEEHRELLSRVNADDIIREIREWRKTSGLQPGAVNTSQPVHDHIPSPTVSAPHKKQKTSQSVASLSLGAPSPIVQPSSSTARQGPPSGGKTKKPKSSLQLPSTGLASRSQVTNRGGCSGAFATNQPPEATSYDPMIGRKVWTRWPDDNHFYEAVITDYNASEISPKDIRWEGEDPGISQRGVRAGPGRGIKKSVSRGGAVTVVGRGRGMTKVLKKNFISSQTNGSRRKPTSDIELLHTDTLIKEQVEKIFSANHPDPVDMEKAKKMLKEHEQALVNAIARLGDASDGESDGEPPFSQVQSTDREIGWKKRKHDHLGGVSVGKLPTDGSASSAHPREDRHYR from the exons ATGGAATTTGATCGCTCCGATAGCAGTG GAACAGATGATGATTTTCCTCCTTCCCATCGAAACAAATTCAAACAAGCAGATCATGCAACCGGAAACGGCAGATTAGCAGCTGTAGGTTCTGGTCCATTTCCTAGGGTGCAAAATGACATGGAAACCCAAATCCACAACATTGAGCAAGAAGCATACACCTCTGTTCTGCGGGCTTTTAAAGCTCAATCTGATGCAATTACTTGG GAAAAAGAAAGTTTAATTACAGAGCTTAGGAAGGAGCTCCGTGTATCAGATGAAGAACACAGAGAACTTCTATCCAGGGTCAACGCCGATGACATCATCCGCGAGATAAG GGAGTGGAGAAAGACAAGTGGACTCCAACCAGGCGCAGTAAATACTTCTCAACCGGTTCACGACCACATACCCAGCCCTACTGTTTCTGCTCCTCATAAGAAACAAAAAACTTCACAATCTGTAGCTTCGTTATCATTGGGTGCACCATCACCAATAGTTCAACCATCGTCATCCACGGCGAGGCAAGGACCTCCATCAGGAGGAAAGACTAAAAAGCCAAAATCA TCCCTACAGTTACCTTCTACAGGTCTTGCTAGCAGAAGCCAGGTCACTAATCGGGGGGGTTGCTCAGGTGCCTTCGCAACAAATCAGCCTCCTGAAGCAACCTCTTATGATCCTATGATCGGAAGGAAGGTTTGGACAAGGTGGCCTGACGACAACCACTTCTACGAAGCTGTTATTACTGATTATAATGCATCCGAG ATATCTCCTAAAGATATTCGATGGGAAGGTGAAGATCCTGGAATATCCCAAAGAGGTGTTCGGGCTGGTCCAGGTAGAGGGATAAAGAAGTCTGTGTCTCGTGGTGGTGCCGTTACAGTTGTTGGGAGAGGTAGGGGAATGACAAAGGTTCTTAAGAAAAATTTCATTTCATCACAAACAAATGGGAGCAGGAGGAAACCTACAAGTGATATTGAGTTACTCCACACAGATACCCTTATCAAGGAG CAGGTTGAAAAGATTTTTAGCGCCAATCATCCGGATCCGGTAGATATGGAGAAAGCAAAGAAAATGCTCAAA GAACATGAACAGGCTCTTGTTAATGCAATTGCCAGGCTCGGGGATGCATCTGACGGTGAAAGTG ATGGAGAGCCTCCATTTTCCCAAGTACAGTCCACAGATCGGGAAATAGGGTGGAAGAAGCGAAAGCATGATCATTTGGGTGGTGTTTCTGTTGGCAAGTTGCCGACGGATGGCAGTGCTTCGTCTGCTCACCCACGTGAAGACAGACATTATAGATGA
- the LOC112712385 gene encoding protein EMSY-LIKE 3 isoform X4, whose product MEFDRSDSSGTDDDFPPSHRNKFKQADHATGNGRLAAVGSGPFPRVQNDMETQIHNIEQEAYTSVLRAFKAQSDAITWEKESLITELRKELRVSDEEHRELLSRVNADDIIREIREWRKTSGLQPGAVNTSQPVHDHIPSPTVSAPHKKQKTSQSVASLSLGAPSPIVQPSSSTARQGPPSGGKTKKPKSLPSTGLASRSQVTNRGGCSGAFATNQPPEATSYDPMIGRKVWTRWPDDNHFYEAVITDYNASEGRHALVYDMNARNETWEWVNLKEISPKDIRWEGEDPGISQRGVRAGPGRGIKKSVSRGGAVTVVGRGRGMTKVLKKNFISSQTNGSRRKPTSDIELLHTDTLIKEQVEKIFSANHPDPVDMEKAKKMLKEHEQALVNAIARLGDASDGESDGEPPFSQVQSTDREIGWKKRKHDHLGGVSVGKLPTDGSASSAHPREDRHYR is encoded by the exons ATGGAATTTGATCGCTCCGATAGCAGTG GAACAGATGATGATTTTCCTCCTTCCCATCGAAACAAATTCAAACAAGCAGATCATGCAACCGGAAACGGCAGATTAGCAGCTGTAGGTTCTGGTCCATTTCCTAGGGTGCAAAATGACATGGAAACCCAAATCCACAACATTGAGCAAGAAGCATACACCTCTGTTCTGCGGGCTTTTAAAGCTCAATCTGATGCAATTACTTGG GAAAAAGAAAGTTTAATTACAGAGCTTAGGAAGGAGCTCCGTGTATCAGATGAAGAACACAGAGAACTTCTATCCAGGGTCAACGCCGATGACATCATCCGCGAGATAAG GGAGTGGAGAAAGACAAGTGGACTCCAACCAGGCGCAGTAAATACTTCTCAACCGGTTCACGACCACATACCCAGCCCTACTGTTTCTGCTCCTCATAAGAAACAAAAAACTTCACAATCTGTAGCTTCGTTATCATTGGGTGCACCATCACCAATAGTTCAACCATCGTCATCCACGGCGAGGCAAGGACCTCCATCAGGAGGAAAGACTAAAAAGCCAAAATCA TTACCTTCTACAGGTCTTGCTAGCAGAAGCCAGGTCACTAATCGGGGGGGTTGCTCAGGTGCCTTCGCAACAAATCAGCCTCCTGAAGCAACCTCTTATGATCCTATGATCGGAAGGAAGGTTTGGACAAGGTGGCCTGACGACAACCACTTCTACGAAGCTGTTATTACTGATTATAATGCATCCGAG GGTCGGCATGCCTTGGTCTATGATATGAATGCGAGAAATGAGACCTGGGAATGGGTCAATCTAAAAGAG ATATCTCCTAAAGATATTCGATGGGAAGGTGAAGATCCTGGAATATCCCAAAGAGGTGTTCGGGCTGGTCCAGGTAGAGGGATAAAGAAGTCTGTGTCTCGTGGTGGTGCCGTTACAGTTGTTGGGAGAGGTAGGGGAATGACAAAGGTTCTTAAGAAAAATTTCATTTCATCACAAACAAATGGGAGCAGGAGGAAACCTACAAGTGATATTGAGTTACTCCACACAGATACCCTTATCAAGGAG CAGGTTGAAAAGATTTTTAGCGCCAATCATCCGGATCCGGTAGATATGGAGAAAGCAAAGAAAATGCTCAAA GAACATGAACAGGCTCTTGTTAATGCAATTGCCAGGCTCGGGGATGCATCTGACGGTGAAAGTG ATGGAGAGCCTCCATTTTCCCAAGTACAGTCCACAGATCGGGAAATAGGGTGGAAGAAGCGAAAGCATGATCATTTGGGTGGTGTTTCTGTTGGCAAGTTGCCGACGGATGGCAGTGCTTCGTCTGCTCACCCACGTGAAGACAGACATTATAGATGA
- the LOC112712385 gene encoding protein EMSY-LIKE 3 isoform X6, giving the protein MEFDRSDSSDDDFPPSHRNKFKQADHATGNGRLAAVGSGPFPRVQNDMETQIHNIEQEAYTSVLRAFKAQSDAITWEKESLITELRKELRVSDEEHRELLSRVNADDIIREIREWRKTSGLQPGAVNTSQPVHDHIPSPTVSAPHKKQKTSQSVASLSLGAPSPIVQPSSSTARQGPPSGGKTKKPKSLPSTGLASRSQVTNRGGCSGAFATNQPPEATSYDPMIGRKVWTRWPDDNHFYEAVITDYNASEGRHALVYDMNARNETWEWVNLKEISPKDIRWEGEDPGISQRGVRAGPGRGIKKSVSRGGAVTVVGRGRGMTKVLKKNFISSQTNGSRRKPTSDIELLHTDTLIKEVEKIFSANHPDPVDMEKAKKMLKEHEQALVNAIARLGDASDGESDGEPPFSQVQSTDREIGWKKRKHDHLGGVSVGKLPTDGSASSAHPREDRHYR; this is encoded by the exons ATGGAATTTGATCGCTCCGATAGCAGTG ATGATGATTTTCCTCCTTCCCATCGAAACAAATTCAAACAAGCAGATCATGCAACCGGAAACGGCAGATTAGCAGCTGTAGGTTCTGGTCCATTTCCTAGGGTGCAAAATGACATGGAAACCCAAATCCACAACATTGAGCAAGAAGCATACACCTCTGTTCTGCGGGCTTTTAAAGCTCAATCTGATGCAATTACTTGG GAAAAAGAAAGTTTAATTACAGAGCTTAGGAAGGAGCTCCGTGTATCAGATGAAGAACACAGAGAACTTCTATCCAGGGTCAACGCCGATGACATCATCCGCGAGATAAG GGAGTGGAGAAAGACAAGTGGACTCCAACCAGGCGCAGTAAATACTTCTCAACCGGTTCACGACCACATACCCAGCCCTACTGTTTCTGCTCCTCATAAGAAACAAAAAACTTCACAATCTGTAGCTTCGTTATCATTGGGTGCACCATCACCAATAGTTCAACCATCGTCATCCACGGCGAGGCAAGGACCTCCATCAGGAGGAAAGACTAAAAAGCCAAAATCA TTACCTTCTACAGGTCTTGCTAGCAGAAGCCAGGTCACTAATCGGGGGGGTTGCTCAGGTGCCTTCGCAACAAATCAGCCTCCTGAAGCAACCTCTTATGATCCTATGATCGGAAGGAAGGTTTGGACAAGGTGGCCTGACGACAACCACTTCTACGAAGCTGTTATTACTGATTATAATGCATCCGAG GGTCGGCATGCCTTGGTCTATGATATGAATGCGAGAAATGAGACCTGGGAATGGGTCAATCTAAAAGAG ATATCTCCTAAAGATATTCGATGGGAAGGTGAAGATCCTGGAATATCCCAAAGAGGTGTTCGGGCTGGTCCAGGTAGAGGGATAAAGAAGTCTGTGTCTCGTGGTGGTGCCGTTACAGTTGTTGGGAGAGGTAGGGGAATGACAAAGGTTCTTAAGAAAAATTTCATTTCATCACAAACAAATGGGAGCAGGAGGAAACCTACAAGTGATATTGAGTTACTCCACACAGATACCCTTATCAAGGAG GTTGAAAAGATTTTTAGCGCCAATCATCCGGATCCGGTAGATATGGAGAAAGCAAAGAAAATGCTCAAA GAACATGAACAGGCTCTTGTTAATGCAATTGCCAGGCTCGGGGATGCATCTGACGGTGAAAGTG ATGGAGAGCCTCCATTTTCCCAAGTACAGTCCACAGATCGGGAAATAGGGTGGAAGAAGCGAAAGCATGATCATTTGGGTGGTGTTTCTGTTGGCAAGTTGCCGACGGATGGCAGTGCTTCGTCTGCTCACCCACGTGAAGACAGACATTATAGATGA